In one window of Solanum pennellii chromosome 2, SPENNV200 DNA:
- the LOC107009972 gene encoding uncharacterized protein LOC107009972, with product FVRQSKKDIVEACAKETTKANIEDLDDDYFGILVDESNDVSHRESQENKLEELLEFEEVHTGQGLNQEHGLQRSGDTRWGSHFKTLENFLIFFLQLLTCLRI from the exons tttgttcgaCAATCCAAAAAAGATATTGTAGAGGCTTGTGCTAAAGAAACAACTAAAGCTAACATTGAAGACTTGGACGATGATTATTTTGGAATATTAGTTGATGAATCAAATGATGTCTCTCATAGGGAGAGC CAAGAAAATAAGTTGGAAGAGTTGCTTGAATTCGAAGAAGTTCATACAGGGCAAGGTTTGAATCAAGAACATGGACTCCAACGATCGGGTGATACTCGTTGGGGGTCTCATTTTAAAACCTTGgaaaattttctgattttttttcttcaattgttaACGTGCTTAAGGATATGA
- the LOC107011215 gene encoding protein HYPER-SENSITIVITY-RELATED 4-like, whose translation MSSSAESKMALAKTVLSTVGSVAATTMVVRTVTNELLPQELYDYLFFGLKNLFSRFSNQLTMVIEEFDGLVNNEIYEAAEMYLGNKLSTNTRRVKISKPDKEKRFNITLEHDEEVTDVYSGQKFQWVWLSKKVESRDFYNPRSMNSTLRSEVRSFELTFHKKNKELVLNSYLPYIIGEAKLMKLENRAIKIHTVDYQSIYNLHDIWEAINLDHPATFETLAMDSELKDKIIKDLDRFVKRKDYYRKVGKAWKRGYLMYGPPGTGKSSLVAAMANYLNFDIYDLELTEVMRNSDLRRLLVATANKSILVVEDIDCTIDLQTNLANRTNDSPPDGSNQQETKVTLSGLLNFIDGLWSSCGDERIIIFTTNHIEKLDPALLRPGRMDMHIHLSYCTPSGFRRLAANYLETREHKLFKQIEELVETAMVTPAEVAEQLLKEDEVDVSLDGLISFLHVKIKEKEEAKSKKIEATELDTNEKKMSDEKGIEENLEEKKIIK comes from the exons ATGTCTTCTTCTGCAGAATCGAAAATGGCACTTGCCAAGACCGTCTTATCTACAGTAGGCTCTGTTGCTGCAACAACCATGGTTGTTCGGACCGTCACAAATGAGTTGCTGCCGCAAGAATTGTATGATTATCTCTTCTTTGGCCTCAAAAACCTCTTCAGCAGGTTCTCAAATCAGCTAACGATGGTAATTGAAGAATTTGATGGCTTGGTCAACAATGAAATCTATGAAGCAGCTGAAATGTACTTGGGTAACAAGTTGTCAACCAACACCAGGCGAGTTAAAATCAGCAAGCCTGACAAGGAGAAACGGTTCAACATAACATTGGAACACGACGAGGAGGTGACAGATGTTTACAGTGGGCAGAAATTCCAGTGGGTTTGGCTTAGCAAAAAAGTAGAATCTCGAGACTTCTATAATCCCAGAAGCATGAATTCCACTTTAAGATCTGAGGTCAGATCCTTTGAGCTCACATTTCACAAGAAAAACAAGGAACTTGTCCTTAATTCATACTTGCCTTACATCATAGGAGAGGCAAAACTGATGAAACTCGAGAACAGGGCAATCAAGATTCACACTGTGGATTACCAATCCATTTATAATTTACATGATATATGGGAGGCGATCAATCTTGATCACCCGGCAACCTTTGAGACTCTGGCAATGGACTCAGAGCTGAAAGACAAAATTATAAAGGATTTAGACAGATTTGTGAAGAGAAAAGATTATTATAGGAAAGTCGGGAAAGCATGGAAAAGAGGATACCTGATGTATGGTCCTCCAGGGACAGGAAAATCCAGTTTGGTCGCCGCTATGGCTAATTACTTGAACTTTGATATATATGATTTGGAGTTGACTGAGGTGATGAGAAACTCTGATTTAAGACGGCTGCTTGTGGCCACGGCTAATAAGTCCATCTTGGTGGTCGAAGACATTGATTGTACCATTGATTTGCAAACTAATTTGGCTAATCGGACAAATGATTCTCCTCCAGATGGTTCTAATCAACAAGAAACCAAG GTAACATTATCTGGTTTATTGAATTTCATCGATGGATTATGGTCGAGCTGTGGTGACGAAAGGATCATAATTTTCACAACAAATCACATAGAAAAGCTTGACCCTGCATTGTTAAGGCCTGGCAGGATGGACATGCACATTCATTTGTCATATTGTACTCCCAGTGGCTTCAGGCGTCTTGCTGCTAATTACCTGGAAACTAGAGAGCACAAATTGTTCAAACAAATTGAAGAACTCGTAGAAACTGCGATGGTGACGCCAGCCGAGGTGGCTGAGCAACTGTTGAAGGAAGATGAGGTTGATGTTTCACTTGATGGCTTAATTAGTTTTCTACACGTAAAGATTAAGGAAAAGGAAGAAGCCAAGTCTAAGAAAATAGAGGCAACAGAATTGGATACAAATGAGAAGAAGATGAGTGATGAAAAAGGAATTGAAGAAAacttagaagaaaaaaagattattaaatGA
- the LOC107011214 gene encoding uncharacterized protein LOC107011214: MATAQSNSPRVFCIGTADTKFDELRFLSEHVRSSLNSFSNKSSFKVGVTVVDVSTSWKETNSCADFDFVPSKDVLSCHTLGEETMGTFADIRGLAIAIMSKALETFLSKANGEQNLAGVIGLGGSGGTSLLSSAFRSLPIGIPKVIISTVASGQTESYIGTSDLVLFPSVVDICGINNVSKVILSNAGAAFAGMVIGRLETSKENSITNGKFTVGVTMFGVTTPCVNAVKERLVKEGYETLVFHATGVGGRAMEDLVRGGFIQGVLDITTTEVADYVVGGVMACDSSRFDAILEKKIPLVLSVGALDMVNFGPKTTIPPEFQQRKIHEHNEQVSLMRTTVGENKKFAAFIAEKLNKASSSVCVCLPEKGVSALDAPGKDFYDPEATSCLTRELQMLLENNERCQVKVFPYHINDAEFANALVDSFLEISPKSRHVECQPAESKSIQDIQNDNAVLEKYRSCNGKNFSRLNDFPNAKPETLQKRTVILQKLKDQISKGKPIIGAGAGTGISAKFEEAGGVDLIVLYNSGRFRMAGRGSLAGLLPFADANAIVLEMANEVLPVVKEVAVLAGVCATDPFRRMDNFLKQLESVGFCGVQNFPTVGLFDGNFRQNLEETGMGYGLEVEMIAAAHRMGLLTTPYAFCPDEAVAMAEAGADIIVAHMGLTTSGSIGAKTAVSLEESVTCVQAIADATHRINPDAIVLCHGGPISSPEEAAYVLKRTTGVHGFYGASSMERLPVEQAITATVQQYKSISME; the protein is encoded by the exons ATGGCAACTGCACAGAGTAATTCTCCTCGAGTTTTCTGTATCGGAACAGCTGATACTAAATTCGACGAGCTTCGTTTCCTCTCCGAGCATGTGAGATCCAGTCTTAACAGCTTTTCCAATAAATCCTCATTCAAG GTAGGAGTGACAGTTGTTGATGTCTCAACCAGCTGGAAGGAGACAAATAGTTGTgctgattttgattttgtacCGAGTAAGGATGTGCTGTCATGCCATACACTAGGGGAAGAAACTATGGGCACGTTTGCAGATATTAGAGGCCTAGCTATTGCAATCATGAGCAAAGCTCTTGAAACTTTCCTGAGCAAAGCTAATGGTGAACAGAATCTTGCTGGAGTGATTGGCCTTGGGGGTAGTGGAGGAACATCTCTATTGTCATCTGCCTTCCGATCTCTTCCAATTGGAATCCCAAAAGTTATAATATCTACAGTTGCCAGTGGTCAAACTGAATCTTATATTGGAACATCAGACTTGGTATTGTTTCCTTCAGTTGTAGATATTTGTGGGATTAACAATGTTAGTAAGGTTATTCTATCTAATGCGGGTGCAGCATTTGCTGGAATGGTGATCGGAAGGCTTGAAACTTCAAAAGAGAATAGCATCACTAATGGAAAGTTTACAGTTGGTGTAACTATGTTTGGGGTTACGACTCCTTGTGTTAATGCTGTCAAAGAAAGATTAGTGAAAGAAGGATATGAGACTTTGGTTTTCCATGCCACGGGTGTCGGGGGCAGGGCCATGGAGGATCTTGTTAGAGGAGGTTTTATACAG GGTGTGCTGGATATTACGACAACCGAGGTTGCAGATTACGTAGTTGGAGGAGTAATGGCATGTGATAGTTCCCGATTTGATGCAATATTAGAGAAGAAAATTCCTTTGGTTCTGAGTGTGGGAGCACTGGATATGGTGAATTTTGGTCCTAAAACTACCATACCTCCTGAGTTTCAGCAAAGAAAGATTCATGAACATAATGAGCAG GTTTCCCTAATGCGTACTACAGTAggtgaaaataagaaatttgcTGCATTTATAGCAGAAAAGTTGAACAAGGCATCATCAAGTGTATGTGTTTGCTTGCCAGAGAAAGGCGTGTCTGCATTGGATGCACCCGGGAAAGACTTTTATGATCCTGAGGCAACTAGTTGTCTTACACGTGAACTACAGATGCTTCTTGAAAATAATGAACGTTGTCAG GTTAAGGTCTTCCCTTACCATATCAACGATGCGGAGTTTGCAAATGCTTTAGTTGATTCATTCTTGGAAATCTCTCCGAAATCTAGACACGTAGAATGTCAGCCAGCTGAGTCCAAATCTATCCAAGACATTCAGAATGATAATGCTGTTCTAGAGAAATATCGTTCATGCAACGGGAAAAACTTTTCTCGCCTGAATGACTTTCCAAATGCAAAACCAG AAACTTTGCAGAAAAGAACTGTGATACTGCAGAAATTGAAAGATCAAATAAGTAAGGGCAAGCCTATTATTGGGGCTGGTGCTGGTACAGGTATTTCTGCTAAGTTTGAGGAAGCTGGTGGTGTAGATTTGATTGTCTTGTACAACTCAGGGCGCTTTAGAATGGCAGGAAGGGGATCCTTAGCTGGTCTATTGCCCTTTGCTGATGCAAATGCCATTGTACTTGAGATGGCCAACGAAGTATTGCCT GTGGTTAAGGAAGTGGCAGTTCTGGCTGGAGTTTGTGCTACTGATCCTTTCCGCAGGATGGACAACTTCCTGAAGCAGTTGGAATCCGTTGGATTCTGTGGGGTGCAAAACTTTCCAACTGTTGGTCTGTTTGATGGTAACTTCAGACAAAATTTGGAAGAGACTGGAATGGGTTATGG CTTGGAGGTTGAGATGATTGCAGCAGCTCACAGGATGGGCCTTTTGACAACCCCATATGCTTTCTGCCCAGATGAAGCAGTTGCTATGGCGGAAGCTGGTGCCGACATCATTGTTGCTCATATGGGGCTTACAACATCTGGTTCAATTGGTGCAAAAACAGCTGTCTCATTGGAGGAAAGTGTAACTTGCGTTCAAGCTATTGCAGATGCTACTCATAGGATAAATCCTGATGCAATTGTGCTCTGCCATGGAG GCCCTATATCTTCCCCTGAAGAAGCAGCATATGTACTGAAGAGAACCACAGGAGTTCATGGATTTTATGGCGCTTCAAGCATGGAAAGACTACCAGTTGAGCAAGCTATAACTGCAACTGTCCAGCAGTACAAGTCTATATCTATGGAGTGA